GAGGGGGAGCTGGACTTAGTGCGAGTCGTGAGGTTCGAGGGCTTCGGGACGATGGGCCTGCATCGTGGGCTGGACCCCAGACCGGGGAGGAagagcccagcggtcatcaattgcccctttaccctcTCGTTAGTTATTAAGTGACTGAcgagggggtaaatatcgagagTAATAATGACCGCGCCGCTCTAGGACAAAATCATGCAGGGCGACTTTTCACCTCATTACTGTTTTGCATTTCAAATTCTTTCTGCCTTCTTGCAACCTCTGCTCTCTTTTCTGTCTTCTCTGCGATTTACCTACATcatccttcttcctcagccGTTTCCAAGGTACGCTCTTTTCTTTGTTATTCTATGGGAAAACCAAAGTTTCCTGACGTTCTTAACGTTGAGTCTAATATCACCCCGTCCGTTCTGAAAAATTTCTTTTCTCGGGAGTATTTAGATACCCCCCTTTTTCGCATCCGTGCCCCTTATCCAAACGAAAGGATTgttcttcccgatcctcctcctTCTGACCTGATCGATCCCCAACGAGACCTGAGCCTGGTCTTTTTTGCCAAACAAAGGGAGTTTGGCTTAACTTTCCCTTTCTCTCCTTTCTTTACGGAGGTCTTCCGGTACTTCGGGATAACTCCTCGGATGCTAGTCCCcaactccattttgtttatGTCCTTTTTTGAGTCCGTGTGTCTAAGCCGGGGGATCACACCCACGGTGAATTTGTTTGTCTCCTTCTTCCGATTAGTCAGAGCAAGCcactgtttttattatttttctcctcgAGGAGGACTCTCGATCTTTTCGGGTCATAAGGATTCGATAAAAGGCTGGATGGAGGGCTTTGTCGTAGTGGAGCTCAGGAAGGAGTCCGGGCTAGTCTGGGATCTAGAGCTTTCCTGGGAAGAAGTTGCACTGAACTGCAATGACCCGCTCCAGCTGAGTCTTACCGAACAAGTTGGATTTGTTTGGCTGACCTCTATTGAAAAGAAATATGATgttgagaaatgcatgtttgtgtCTAATCTTCATGATATTAGTGAAGCGGGTATTTTACTCCACTCAGTAGTGTTATTTTGTCTGGGTAATCTTTGTGGAAAATTGTCTTGTTCTGTATTAATTTCgcatttttgcagcttctgacgtGAAGATGGAACAGATCAAGCCCCCGAAGAACCTCGTATTATCTCGTGAGAGCATGAACGCGGCTCTGGATGCTCTTCGAGCCGGGCTGTCGGTGAAAGAGGCCACCCAGGAGGTAGCTAAGACTATTTCCATTAGGATGATGACTAAGACCCCAGCTCTGCCCTCTGGTCGAGCTTCCAAACCGAGCTCCAGGGGTGCCAGGTCTTCCAGATCATCTAGTCGTGGTGGATCGAGCTCAATTCCCCAGTCTTCTCCAACCTCCAGATCTCGGCTGGCCTCTATAGAAGAAGTGAAGAAAGCTCCTTCGGATACGGCTAGATCGGCCGAGGGCGTCGAACTGAAGAGGACTGATTTATCTTTGCCTTCAAAGAAAATCTCTGAAGAAGGAGCTGAGGTCTTCCCAACCATTAACAAGGCTCCTGCAAGAGACCGGGCGGTCATCTCTGTAGAGGATGACGTTCAAGGAGCCGCTGATGAGGACGTCCTTGTTATTAGGGATATGTTGGCGAAGACAACTGAGTCCAGGTCGACTGAGGAAATACCCCTCCAGAAGGAGTCTTTGGCTACTTCTGCGGGGGTTACTGAGGAGGTCGGGAAGAAGCGCCCCCTTTCATCTGATGCTCCTGCCCCCGTTCCTAAGAAATCTCGGGGTTCTAAGCGTGCTGCCCCTGCATTGCCTCCCCTCGAGAAGGAGAAAACTGCAGTGGTGCCCCTACTTATCCTGAATGCCGAGGACATCACCCATCAGACTCCGGCGACTGTGGTTGCTGAAATAATCCGAGAATGAATGTTCGGTGGAGTCACTCAGGCTTAAGATCCTCGTCTGCTGGCTCTTTCTGGTCATCTAGCCAGCTCTACTCAAGAGCATGTGGCCTCCCGAGCTCGGTCTAGAGAGCAGCTGGGAAACACTGCCAGGGAGATGCTTTTGATGGTGAGTTCTGTTTGGTTCTTTTCTACCCTTAATTCGTTTCTACCTTTCTCTATCTCTCAGCTTCTCTTGTCTTCTTGTTTACTAGGTTACTGGCATATTCATGGAGATGGATGCCCGGGATCGTGCCCTCAAGGACTCGGTGGACCGTCGGATCGAGGAAGCACGTCTTGAGGAGAATTTATCCGCGTCCAGCGATGCCCGGGGCAATCTCGCCGCGATCCAAGAGGACTATAGGTCCCTCCAGTTCGATTTATACGTAGCTAAGGAGGCCCGTAAGAAGGCAGAGGAGGAGATATCTGAGGTGCGAAAGCATGCCCAGTCTCTAGAAACAGAATTGTCTCACATCCGGAGGGTTCTCCAAGAGTCtgacgagagggcagctgcgGCAGAGGTTCATTGTGGAGAAgttctgaagcagctgtcctccaccGTGGATGCTCTGCGCGAAAGGGACGAGGCCGTGAGCCAGAAGAAGGAAGTTCAGCGCCAGTACGAGCAGCTGAAAGTAAAATTAGATGTTGTGCTGGCTCAAAAGAGTGAGGCTGTAGCTCGGGTTGTGGTCCTGAAGCAGGAGCTGAGTAAGCAGGCCGATAGCATTAAGGGCTTGACTTTGGCAGCAGAGGAGTCTAAACTTCAGAAGCAGCAACTCTGCCAACAAGTCAAGACCCTAGAGAAGAGATGCTCAGCCCTGTCTGAAGAGGCCAAATTAGCCGAGGATAAGGTCCAGCTGGAGGTTGAGAAGCATTTGAAGGAGTATAAGGAGTCCCCCGAGTTGAAGAAGGAGATCCAGCAGGCCAGTGAAGCTTACCTCCAAGATTACAAGAATTCTTCTGAGCTAAAAGCCgagatagctgaggcctgcgagAAACGACTTACGGAATATAAAGCTTCGAATGAGATGAAAGAGGCCATATGGTATAAAGGTCTCCGTATGTTCGTCTCTGGCTTCAATCGAGGTTTAAGGGAGGCCAGACATAATCCCTCCATCCCCTTGACTGTACTTCGAGCCAAAGAGGAGGATTCCGATGGTGAGGATGTGATCTACGGGGAGGACGATATGCCTTTGCCCAAAGGGACTTCTCTTACTGCAGCTGGGTCTTCTGAGGCAGAGTCCGAGCTGAATACGGAGGGTGTGGGAGTCCTCGAACCTGAGGGGGGCGGCGTCGAGCCTCAAAAGGAAGGTGTAGAACTAGGAGAGGGAGGTGCTGGACCTCCAGGGCTGGAGATTGTTCCTTTTGTAGGTGCTGGGGAGTCTGAGCGAGAGGAGGCCAGACCTCCCG
The sequence above is a segment of the Manihot esculenta cultivar AM560-2 chromosome 5, M.esculenta_v8, whole genome shotgun sequence genome. Coding sequences within it:
- the LOC110607776 gene encoding ciliary rootlet coiled-coil protein 2-like; this encodes MLLMVTGIFMEMDARDRALKDSVDRRIEEARLEENLSASSDARGNLAAIQEDYRSLQFDLYVAKEARKKAEEEISEVRKHAQSLETELSHIRRVLQESDERAAAAEVHCGEVLKQLSSTVDALRERDEAVSQKKEVQRQYEQLKVKLDVVLAQKSEAVARVVVLKQELSKQADSIKGLTLAAEESKLQKQQLCQQVKTLEKRCSALSEEAKLAEDKVQLEVEKHLKEYKESPELKKEIQQASEAYLQDYKNSSELKAEIAEACEKRLTEYKASNEMKEAIWYKGLRMFVSGFNRGLREARHNPSIPLTVLRAKEEDSDGEDVIYGEDDMPLPKGTSLTAAGSSEAESELNTEGVGVLEPEGGGVEPQKEGVELGEGGAGPPGLEIVPFVGAGESEREEARPPVGSNVDNVNTDSVDSVRDNIDASVAEGDAPKHVSPLRTVFPPAILDD